In Lewinellaceae bacterium, a single window of DNA contains:
- a CDS encoding transposase, which translates to MPKMLTPQTRPKTPRGWQATIGLDEQCFMRITRECEEAYKILYDGSFTEVLLANPQGKIAKFKSISDLIFYTLCMLKSGITFDYAAFLYQFDQANAHRNFVNGINLLHYVLDQNGFLPLRSFDGPEQFECQFSRSDTLLIDATEQRIQRPQDQEGQRDAYSGKKKSHTVKSMIISTLDRYIWYVSVAYVGRTHDYSLLKSEFDPALPWFDGYKVRVDLGYQGFFTDYPGAVLFIPKKKPKGGELTETEKLKNRELARERIFVEHSIGGMKRYDILSTVCRIHDFDLYDKILASCAGLWNFFIIR; encoded by the coding sequence ATGCCAAAAATGCTAACTCCCCAAACCCGCCCTAAGACACCAAGAGGATGGCAAGCAACAATAGGCCTTGACGAACAGTGCTTTATGCGGATCACCCGAGAATGCGAGGAAGCATATAAGATTCTGTATGATGGCTCATTTACCGAAGTTTTGCTGGCTAACCCTCAGGGTAAAATCGCAAAATTTAAATCAATTTCTGATTTAATTTTTTACACATTATGCATGCTAAAATCGGGAATAACATTTGATTATGCAGCCTTTCTCTATCAATTCGACCAAGCTAATGCACACCGGAATTTCGTCAATGGAATTAACCTTCTTCACTATGTTTTAGATCAAAATGGTTTTCTTCCTTTGAGGTCATTTGACGGCCCTGAACAGTTTGAATGTCAATTTTCCCGATCAGACACTTTATTAATTGATGCGACGGAGCAACGTATTCAGCGGCCTCAAGATCAAGAGGGACAAAGGGACGCGTACAGTGGGAAGAAAAAAAGCCACACTGTCAAATCAATGATAATCAGTACATTAGACCGGTATATTTGGTACGTTAGCGTTGCATATGTGGGACGGACTCATGATTATTCTCTACTAAAATCAGAATTTGACCCGGCATTACCTTGGTTTGACGGCTATAAAGTAAGGGTTGATTTAGGGTATCAAGGCTTTTTTACTGATTATCCCGGAGCCGTTTTATTCATACCAAAAAAGAAACCAAAAGGAGGAGAATTAACCGAAACAGAGAAATTGAAAAATCGAGAATTAGCACGTGAGCGGATATTTGTAGAACACAGCATTGGCGGAATGAAGAGATATGATATTCTCAGTACTGTTTGCAGAATTCACGACTTCGATCTTTATGATAAAATACTCGCTTCTTGTGCTGGATTATGGAATTTTTTCATAATTCGTTGA
- a CDS encoding HigA family addiction module antidote protein gives MKKLPNIHPGEVLLEEFLIPMEISQYRLAKELKIPQTRISEIVKRNRRITADTALRLSKYFGTSAKFWLGLQDDYDLEEYENKLVKELNEIQGLDRNVA, from the coding sequence ATGAAAAAATTACCAAACATACATCCCGGGGAGGTCCTGCTGGAGGAATTTCTAATCCCCATGGAAATAAGCCAATACAGACTAGCAAAGGAACTTAAGATACCGCAGACAAGAATAAGTGAGATTGTGAAACGAAATAGAAGGATTACTGCTGATACAGCACTAAGATTAAGCAAATACTTTGGCACTTCGGCAAAGTTTTGGCTCGGGCTTCAAGATGATTATGACTTAGAAGAATATGAAAATAAGTTGGTCAAAGAGTTGAATGAAATTCAGGGGTTGGATAGAAACGTGGCCTAA
- a CDS encoding NAD(P)-dependent alcohol dehydrogenase has translation MKAIVINQYGPPEVLQLQEVEKPAPKDNEVRIRIHATSVTSGDWHLRKADPFAVRLFFGLLRPGKTILGFVVAGEIESVGKNVQRFKEGDAVFGTTGMHFGAYAEYVCLPEDGVLALKPANMTYEEAAAIPFGGNTALYFLRKANIRPGQKALIYGASGAVGTAAVQLAKYFGAEVTAVCSAANVEMVKSLGADKTIDYTKEDFAQSGETYDVIFDTVGKSSFSDCIRSLKKEGYLLLAAAGPAQMIKGVWTSLTSSRKVVSGVMSETADDVVFFKELIEAGKINPVIDRTYPLEQIAEAHRYVEKGHKKGNVVIRLGAISK, from the coding sequence ATGAAAGCCATTGTAATCAATCAGTACGGTCCACCGGAAGTCCTTCAGCTCCAAGAGGTAGAAAAACCTGCCCCCAAAGACAACGAAGTGCGGATAAGAATCCATGCGACCTCCGTAACTTCCGGAGACTGGCACCTGCGCAAAGCCGACCCCTTTGCAGTACGGTTGTTTTTTGGCCTGCTGAGGCCCGGGAAAACCATACTGGGGTTTGTCGTGGCCGGAGAAATTGAGTCGGTGGGCAAAAATGTACAACGATTTAAAGAAGGAGATGCCGTTTTCGGGACTACGGGCATGCATTTTGGCGCGTATGCCGAGTACGTATGCCTGCCGGAAGACGGGGTGCTGGCCCTGAAACCCGCCAATATGACTTATGAGGAAGCCGCAGCCATCCCTTTCGGGGGCAATACCGCATTGTACTTTTTGAGAAAAGCAAATATCCGGCCCGGGCAGAAAGCGCTCATCTACGGAGCTTCCGGAGCGGTAGGCACTGCCGCTGTGCAGTTGGCCAAGTACTTCGGGGCGGAAGTAACCGCAGTTTGCAGCGCCGCGAATGTGGAAATGGTGAAGTCGCTGGGCGCCGATAAAACCATCGATTATACGAAAGAGGACTTTGCCCAAAGCGGGGAAACCTACGATGTGATCTTTGATACGGTAGGCAAGAGTTCGTTTTCGGATTGTATCAGGTCGCTAAAGAAAGAGGGATACCTGCTTTTAGCCGCCGCCGGCCCTGCTCAGATGATTAAGGGGGTATGGACTTCCCTCACCAGCAGCAGAAAAGTAGTATCCGGCGTGATGAGCGAAACGGCCGATGACGTGGTTTTCTTCAAAGAGCTTATCGAGGCAGGAAAGATAAACCCGGTTATAGACAGAACCTATCCGCTGGAACAAATTGCCGAAGCGCACCGGTATGTCGAAAAAGGGCACAAAAAGGGAAATGTGGTCATCAGGTTGGGGGCTATTTCCAAATAA
- a CDS encoding thioredoxin domain-containing protein has protein sequence MNRLQHETSPYLLQHAHNPVDWYAWKPEAFERAKAEDKPILVSIGYSTCHWCHVMERESFEDEQVAALMNERFINIKVDREERPDVDQIYMEACQAISGSGGWPLNCFLTPDGRPFFAGTYYPPRPAHNRPSWPQLLQYISETFQDKRQDVEDQANQLTDAISKSDSVFLKTDALQIPAEQLFAPEVATNIFTALKQNFDVQHGGFGGAPKFPGAMPLRFLLDYHFLTGEPEALAHVGFSLKKMIMGGIYDQLGGGFARYSTTRDWLVPHFEKMLYDNALLVGLIADAYRLRPDPLYKETIEETLGFIEREMTSGEGGFYSALDADSEGVEGKFYVWAKQEIDEILGEDAPLFNAFYGVSEGGNWEGANILNRHQSLADFAKERGLNEAGVRKLSEAEARLFAQRARRIRPGLDDKSLLSWNALMATAYCKAYAALGEPAYRKTAERNVDFLIEKFRVGEGPALYHTYKEGKAQYHAFLEDYALLIEALVELYSISFDTSLLQQAELYTDYLIEHFLDPDSKLFYFTGAQQQDIILRRKDLYDSAMPSGNSTMVHNLRRLGILLGRSDFEGLSVDMLRAVKRSVERYPSSFARWARALLYRIYPLHEVAIVGQDAEGKARALNAAYVPNMVLMAAIAADEQFPLLAGKGAGGDTNIFVCREYACQRPVKTVEEALGEMGVNA, from the coding sequence ATGAACCGACTCCAACACGAAACCAGCCCCTATCTCCTGCAACACGCCCACAACCCGGTCGACTGGTACGCCTGGAAGCCCGAGGCTTTCGAGCGCGCCAAAGCGGAGGACAAGCCCATCCTGGTGAGCATCGGCTACAGCACCTGCCACTGGTGCCACGTGATGGAGCGGGAGAGTTTCGAGGACGAGCAGGTAGCGGCCCTCATGAACGAGCGTTTCATCAACATCAAGGTAGACCGGGAGGAACGCCCCGACGTCGACCAAATCTACATGGAGGCCTGCCAGGCCATCAGCGGCAGCGGCGGCTGGCCCCTCAATTGTTTCCTGACGCCCGACGGGCGCCCCTTCTTCGCCGGCACCTACTATCCGCCCCGGCCGGCTCACAACCGGCCTTCCTGGCCTCAATTGCTGCAATACATCTCCGAGACTTTTCAGGACAAGCGCCAGGATGTGGAGGATCAGGCCAATCAGCTGACCGACGCGATCAGCAAGTCGGATAGCGTTTTTCTGAAAACAGATGCGCTGCAAATACCGGCAGAGCAGTTGTTCGCGCCCGAGGTGGCCACCAACATCTTCACTGCCCTAAAACAAAACTTTGATGTTCAGCACGGCGGTTTCGGCGGGGCCCCTAAATTTCCGGGCGCCATGCCGCTGCGTTTTCTGCTGGACTATCATTTCCTCACCGGCGAGCCCGAAGCCCTGGCCCACGTAGGATTTTCCCTGAAAAAAATGATCATGGGCGGCATTTACGACCAGCTGGGCGGCGGCTTTGCCCGTTATTCCACTACGCGCGACTGGCTGGTGCCCCACTTCGAGAAGATGCTCTACGACAACGCTTTGCTCGTGGGCCTGATCGCTGATGCCTACCGCCTCAGGCCCGATCCTCTATACAAAGAAACAATAGAAGAAACGCTAGGCTTCATCGAGCGGGAGATGACGAGCGGGGAAGGCGGTTTTTACTCCGCTCTGGATGCCGATTCGGAAGGCGTGGAGGGCAAATTTTACGTCTGGGCCAAACAGGAGATTGATGAAATACTGGGAGAAGATGCCCCGCTGTTTAATGCCTTCTACGGCGTCAGCGAAGGCGGCAACTGGGAAGGGGCCAACATCCTGAACCGACACCAGAGCCTTGCGGACTTTGCCAAAGAACGGGGGCTGAACGAAGCCGGCGTTCGAAAGCTGAGCGAAGCCGAAGCCCGTCTTTTTGCCCAACGCGCCAGGCGCATCCGCCCCGGCCTGGACGACAAGTCCTTGCTCAGCTGGAATGCCCTGATGGCCACCGCCTACTGCAAAGCTTATGCCGCTTTGGGGGAACCGGCCTACCGGAAAACAGCGGAACGCAATGTCGATTTTCTGATTGAAAAGTTCAGGGTAGGAGAGGGGCCTGCCCTGTACCACACTTATAAAGAAGGAAAGGCTCAATACCATGCTTTCCTCGAAGACTACGCCTTGCTGATCGAGGCCCTGGTCGAACTGTACAGCATCAGCTTCGATACTTCCTTATTGCAGCAGGCAGAATTATATACCGACTACCTCATTGAGCACTTCCTTGATCCGGACAGTAAATTGTTTTATTTTACGGGGGCACAACAGCAGGACATTATCCTGCGCCGCAAAGACCTTTATGATTCAGCTATGCCATCAGGCAATTCCACCATGGTTCACAACCTGCGCCGGCTGGGCATTTTGCTGGGGCGCAGCGACTTCGAAGGGTTGTCGGTTGACATGCTGCGGGCGGTGAAGCGTTCGGTAGAACGCTACCCCTCCTCCTTCGCGCGCTGGGCGCGGGCCCTGCTCTATCGGATTTACCCCTTGCACGAGGTGGCCATTGTCGGCCAGGATGCGGAAGGCAAGGCCAGGGCGCTCAACGCCGCCTACGTGCCCAACATGGTTCTGATGGCCGCTATCGCCGCCGACGAGCAATTTCCCTTGCTTGCCGGGAAAGGTGCGGGGGGCGACACAAATATCTTTGTGTGCAGAGAATATGCCTGCCAGCGGCCCGTTAAAACCGTGGAGGAAGCGTTGGGGGAGATGGGGGTAAATGCGTAA
- a CDS encoding DUF1016 family protein — protein sequence MNSNLDFLGITKPITERELENQLIEKIRDLLMELGYGFCFIGNQYRIKLKDKEYFLDLLFYHRILKCLVAVDLKVIGFEPEFAGKMNFYLEVLDDKVAECGETRTFRS from the coding sequence ATCAACTCTAATTTAGACTTTTTGGGAATTACGAAACCGATTACAGAAAGGGAGTTAGAAAATCAATTGATAGAAAAGATCAGGGATTTGTTAATGGAATTGGGGTACGGCTTTTGTTTTATTGGTAATCAGTATCGAATAAAACTAAAAGACAAGGAGTATTTTTTGGACTTGTTGTTCTATCACAGAATTTTGAAGTGTTTAGTTGCTGTTGATTTAAAAGTCATTGGTTTCGAGCCTGAATTTGCAGGAAAGATGAATTTTTATTTGGAAGTATTGGATGATAAGGTAGCGGAATGCGGGGAAACTCGCACGTTCCGTTCTTAG
- a CDS encoding type II toxin-antitoxin system RelE/ParE family toxin, producing the protein MIKSFGDKETEKIWSGSYSKKFPGDIQPVARRKLRMINNAQDINDLRIPPGNKLEKLKGKLKDFWSIRINSQRRIIFKWIGNDAYEVQIIDYH; encoded by the coding sequence ATGATAAAGAGCTTTGGCGATAAGGAAACTGAAAAAATATGGAGCGGATCATACTCCAAGAAGTTTCCAGGGGACATACAACCTGTGGCAAGAAGGAAATTAAGAATGATAAATAACGCACAAGATATCAACGACCTACGAATACCTCCAGGGAATAAATTGGAAAAATTGAAAGGCAAACTAAAGGATTTTTGGAGTATCCGGATTAACAGCCAACGGAGGATCATTTTCAAATGGATAGGAAATGACGCCTATGAAGTTCAAATAATCGATTATCATTAA
- a CDS encoding class I fructose-bisphosphate aldolase, whose protein sequence is MSIQTASISKVESLLGDDAQYLLEHQCKTISKSHLHLPGPDFVDQVVLGSDRSPVVMRNMQTLFNAGRLGGTGYVSILPVDQGIEHTAGASFAPNPIYFDPENIVKLAIEGGCNAVASTLGVLGSISRKYAHKIPFILKFNHNELMTYPNKYDQIQFASVEQAFDMGAIAVGATIYYGSEESSRQIQEVSEAFQFAHELGMVTILWAYLRNPGFKKDKDYHVAADLTGQANHLAATIEADIVKQKQPENNGGFKAINFAKTHDKVYSELSSDHPIDLTRYQVANCYMGRAGLINSGGASGKNDLAQAVRTAIINKRAGGMGLISGRKAFQKPMKDGVELLNAIQDVYLNKDITIA, encoded by the coding sequence ATGAGTATACAAACCGCATCCATTTCCAAGGTAGAATCGCTTTTAGGCGATGACGCGCAATATTTGCTGGAACACCAGTGCAAGACCATTTCCAAAAGCCATTTGCATTTACCCGGCCCCGATTTTGTCGACCAGGTCGTGCTGGGGTCTGACCGTTCCCCGGTCGTGATGCGCAACATGCAAACCCTTTTCAACGCCGGGCGCCTGGGCGGAACGGGCTACGTTTCCATCCTGCCGGTCGACCAGGGCATTGAGCACACCGCCGGGGCGTCGTTCGCTCCCAACCCCATCTATTTCGACCCGGAGAACATCGTCAAGCTGGCCATCGAAGGAGGGTGCAACGCGGTGGCCTCCACCCTGGGCGTCCTGGGTTCCATCTCCCGGAAATACGCCCACAAGATTCCATTCATCCTGAAGTTCAACCACAATGAACTGATGACTTACCCCAATAAGTACGACCAGATTCAGTTTGCCAGCGTCGAGCAGGCTTTCGATATGGGCGCTATTGCAGTAGGGGCAACCATCTACTACGGCAGCGAGGAGAGCAGCCGGCAAATTCAGGAGGTTTCCGAAGCCTTCCAGTTCGCCCACGAGCTGGGCATGGTTACTATTTTGTGGGCCTACCTGCGCAACCCCGGCTTCAAGAAGGACAAAGACTACCACGTGGCGGCCGACCTGACCGGACAGGCCAACCACCTGGCGGCCACCATCGAGGCCGATATCGTGAAGCAGAAGCAGCCGGAGAACAACGGCGGCTTTAAAGCCATCAACTTCGCCAAGACCCACGACAAGGTTTACTCCGAGCTGTCCTCCGACCACCCCATCGACCTGACGCGCTATCAGGTGGCCAACTGCTATATGGGCCGGGCGGGCCTGATCAACTCGGGCGGGGCTTCCGGCAAGAACGACCTGGCGCAGGCCGTGCGCACCGCCATCATCAACAAGCGGGCCGGCGGCATGGGGCTCATCTCCGGCCGCAAGGCTTTCCAGAAACCGATGAAGGATGGAGTGGAACTGCTGAATGCGATTCAGGATGTGTACCTGAATAAGGATATTACCATCGCGTGA
- a CDS encoding ATP-dependent 6-phosphofructokinase — protein MANIKEKKGVIGILTGGGDVPGLNPAIRAVTIRALREGYDVVGIRRGWGGMVDIVRDKKYDNSNNFQYLTKDAVNRAGRTGGTFLHTSRTRPSHVAKSQVPEHLQDTYSEPMNDLTPEVLKNLEWLNIDYLIPIGGDDTLSYGVHLYQKGIKVVAIPKTMDNDVPGTDYCIGFSTCVTRTISMANNLRTAAGSHERIMVLEVFGRYAGFTAMLPTMAGAANRCVIPEHPFDVDLLTELMVEDRSENPSKYAIVLISEGATFKGGDMVFEGAEKDAYGHAKLGGIGDMVSAKIKELSPKYNNGKALNVINQKLGYLVRCGDPDAIDSIVPMAYGNLALDLILDGIDGRLVILKNGRYDDVPISVVTSTKKVVDVPKFYNTERMRPFYHSFEMKPMLIMTSEG, from the coding sequence ATGGCAAACATCAAGGAAAAAAAAGGCGTCATTGGCATCCTTACCGGCGGCGGCGACGTGCCTGGCCTGAACCCCGCCATCCGCGCCGTCACCATCCGGGCATTGAGAGAAGGATATGACGTGGTTGGCATCCGCCGGGGCTGGGGCGGCATGGTCGACATCGTGCGCGACAAAAAGTACGACAACAGCAACAACTTTCAGTACCTGACCAAAGACGCGGTCAACCGCGCCGGCAGGACGGGCGGCACCTTCCTCCACACCTCCCGCACCCGCCCCAGCCACGTGGCCAAAAGCCAGGTGCCCGAACACCTGCAGGACACCTACAGCGAGCCAATGAACGACCTCACCCCCGAAGTGCTCAAAAACCTGGAGTGGCTCAACATCGACTACCTCATCCCCATCGGGGGCGACGACACCCTGAGCTACGGGGTGCACCTCTACCAGAAAGGCATTAAGGTGGTGGCCATTCCCAAAACCATGGACAACGACGTGCCGGGCACCGACTACTGCATCGGCTTCAGCACCTGCGTCACCCGCACCATTTCCATGGCCAACAACCTGCGGACCGCCGCCGGCTCCCACGAGCGCATCATGGTGCTGGAGGTCTTCGGCCGATACGCCGGCTTCACCGCCATGCTGCCCACCATGGCCGGCGCGGCCAACCGATGCGTCATCCCCGAACACCCCTTCGACGTGGATTTGCTGACCGAACTGATGGTGGAAGACCGCAGTGAGAACCCCAGCAAGTACGCCATCGTGCTCATCTCGGAAGGCGCCACCTTCAAAGGAGGAGATATGGTGTTCGAAGGAGCGGAAAAGGACGCCTACGGCCACGCCAAGCTGGGCGGCATCGGCGACATGGTATCGGCGAAGATCAAGGAGCTTAGCCCGAAATACAACAACGGCAAAGCGCTCAACGTCATCAACCAGAAACTGGGCTACCTCGTCCGTTGCGGCGACCCCGACGCCATCGACTCCATCGTGCCCATGGCCTACGGCAACCTGGCGCTCGACCTCATCCTCGACGGTATCGACGGCCGCCTGGTCATCCTCAAAAACGGCCGCTACGACGACGTGCCCATCAGCGTAGTGACCAGCACTAAAAAGGTGGTGGATGTGCCAAAGTTCTACAATACGGAACGGATGCGCCCCTTCTACCACAGCTTCGAAATGAAACCGATGCTGATCATGACCAGCGAGGGATAG
- a CDS encoding tetratricopeptide repeat protein encodes MTHVSARKGDLEQAGKIKAFLDEEGFDWNRGINTAAGLLLRKAMPVIAANSSKLYIIGTLAASQNFSYLALMSRSRQLAAIMFTDIQGYTALMQQNEQQAIQARDKHRRIFNSTTEKHKGKVLQYYGDGTLSIFDSAIDAVQCAIEMQLGFQENPAIPVRIGIHTGDIAFSEEDIIGDSVNVASRIESLAVPGSVFISEKVYDEIKNQESIKATRLKAFKLKNIEKPIEVYAISNEGLVVPNPEDITGKTEGSPAPAPEKPDSSGFPEGGMPILATKLFIPPPRPNAVRRPRLAERLNAGLHGKLALISAPAGFGKTTLASEWAAGSKWPVAWLSLEEGDSEPMRFLAYLVAALKAIAEDFGDGVLGMLQSPQPPPTESILTALLNEIAAIPGHFVLVLDDYHLVDSKAVDDALAFLLGHLPPQMHLAITTREDPNLPLARLRVRGQLAELRAADLRFTPSEAAGFLNQAMGLNLSEADVAALETRTEGWIAGLQMAALSLQGRADTAGFIEAFAGSHRFVLDYLAEEVLQQQPEGVRSFLLQTSILNKLCGPLCDAVTNQEGSKGILDTLERGNLFVVPLDGQRRWYRYHHLFADVLRARSMEELPDQLPILHQRASGWFERHGSPADAIRHALAGRDFERAAGIIERAWPAMDEHFQTATWLNWAKGLPEELVRNRPVLLVGIAWALLSAGKLEAGEARLREAERLLGSGMNKREPGGASTAGMVVVDEEQFRFLPSSIATARAYHAQALGDLPGAVKHARQALGFLPEEDHLRRGPAAALLGLAHWASGDLAAAHRDIADAMANFRMAGNLLFALSGTYGLADICIAQGRLREAVSTYQRSLQLVAEQGEPALLGTADLYLGLGGLHLERGDLDAAIQHLLKSEALGEQLALPDWPYRLRLVKARVAEARGGLVAALGLLDEAERLYYRSPVPDARPIAALKARLWARQGRLAEALDWARERGLSVEDELSYLREFEHITLARIRIAQYKTNRADHFIREAAELLDRLLKAAEEGGRMGVGIEILALQALAHEAQGNFPLALEPLQRALALAEPEGYVRIFADEGPPMARLLTEAAAQGILPGYAGRLLSALGVEGREAKEQPYLSRPRNPSAQPLVEPLSERELEILQLIARGLSNREISERLFLALSTVKGHNRNIFGKLEVQRRTEAVARARELGLL; translated from the coding sequence ATGACTCATGTTTCCGCTCGGAAAGGGGATTTGGAACAGGCCGGCAAGATCAAAGCCTTCCTGGACGAGGAGGGCTTCGACTGGAACCGCGGCATCAACACTGCCGCCGGCCTGCTGCTCCGCAAGGCCATGCCGGTTATTGCCGCCAATTCCAGCAAGCTATACATCATCGGAACGTTGGCGGCCAGTCAAAATTTTTCCTATCTTGCCCTCATGTCACGATCCCGCCAGTTAGCCGCCATCATGTTCACTGATATCCAGGGGTATACGGCCCTCATGCAGCAGAATGAGCAGCAGGCCATCCAGGCCCGGGACAAACACCGGCGCATTTTCAATTCCACTACCGAAAAGCACAAAGGCAAGGTGCTGCAGTATTATGGCGACGGCACCTTAAGCATTTTTGACAGCGCCATCGATGCGGTGCAGTGCGCGATAGAAATGCAGCTTGGTTTCCAGGAAAATCCCGCCATACCGGTGCGAATCGGCATTCACACGGGCGACATCGCTTTCAGCGAAGAAGACATCATCGGGGACAGCGTAAATGTGGCTTCCCGCATCGAGTCCCTGGCCGTTCCGGGCAGTGTTTTCATCTCCGAAAAAGTGTACGACGAGATCAAAAACCAGGAATCCATCAAGGCTACCCGGCTGAAGGCTTTTAAGCTGAAGAATATTGAAAAACCCATTGAAGTTTACGCCATTTCCAACGAAGGGCTGGTCGTTCCCAATCCGGAAGACATAACCGGGAAGACGGAAGGCAGCCCTGCGCCTGCTCCGGAAAAACCAGATTCGTCCGGGTTTCCGGAGGGTGGCATGCCAATATTAGCTACTAAACTTTTCATCCCTCCGCCCCGCCCCAACGCGGTCCGGCGCCCCCGCCTGGCCGAGCGCCTGAACGCGGGCCTGCACGGCAAACTAGCCCTCATTTCGGCCCCGGCAGGCTTTGGCAAAACCACGCTGGCCAGCGAGTGGGCCGCCGGCAGCAAGTGGCCGGTGGCCTGGCTGTCGCTGGAAGAAGGCGACAGCGAACCCATGCGCTTTCTGGCCTACCTGGTTGCTGCCTTAAAGGCGATTGCGGAGGATTTCGGCGACGGCGTGCTGGGCATGCTGCAATCTCCTCAACCGCCGCCCACCGAGTCGATCCTGACCGCACTGCTCAACGAGATTGCGGCCATACCCGGCCATTTCGTCCTCGTCCTGGACGACTACCACCTGGTTGATTCCAAAGCGGTTGACGATGCGCTTGCCTTTCTGCTCGGCCACCTGCCGCCACAGATGCACCTGGCCATCACCACCCGTGAGGATCCCAACCTGCCCCTGGCGCGGTTGCGCGTCCGGGGCCAATTGGCTGAACTGCGTGCCGCTGATTTGCGTTTTACGCCCTCTGAAGCGGCCGGTTTCCTCAACCAGGCGATGGGGCTGAACCTTTCGGAGGCAGACGTAGCCGCACTGGAAACCCGCACCGAAGGCTGGATTGCCGGCCTGCAGATGGCGGCGCTCTCCCTGCAGGGGCGGGCGGACACCGCCGGCTTCATCGAGGCGTTCGCCGGCAGCCACCGTTTTGTACTCGACTATCTGGCGGAAGAGGTACTGCAACAGCAGCCTGAAGGCGTCCGAAGTTTTTTGCTGCAAACCTCCATTCTGAATAAGCTGTGCGGCCCATTGTGCGATGCCGTCACGAACCAGGAAGGCAGCAAGGGCATCCTGGATACTCTGGAGCGGGGCAACCTGTTCGTGGTGCCGCTGGACGGCCAGCGCCGGTGGTACCGCTATCACCACCTTTTCGCCGATGTGCTCCGGGCGCGTTCGATGGAGGAACTACCAGATCAGTTGCCGATCCTGCATCAGCGGGCGAGCGGGTGGTTCGAGCGCCACGGATCGCCGGCTGATGCCATCCGCCATGCGTTGGCCGGCAGGGACTTCGAGCGGGCGGCGGGCATCATCGAGCGGGCCTGGCCGGCGATGGATGAGCATTTTCAGACTGCCACCTGGCTGAACTGGGCCAAGGGCCTGCCGGAGGAACTGGTCCGTAACCGGCCGGTACTTTTAGTTGGGATTGCCTGGGCGCTGCTGAGTGCCGGCAAGCTGGAGGCCGGCGAGGCCCGGCTGAGGGAGGCCGAGCGGTTGCTGGGCAGCGGGATGAACAAACGAGAACCGGGAGGCGCCTCAACGGCCGGGATGGTTGTGGTGGACGAAGAGCAGTTTCGGTTTCTGCCTTCGTCGATAGCTACCGCCCGCGCTTACCATGCACAGGCCCTTGGAGACCTGCCCGGCGCCGTAAAGCATGCCCGGCAGGCGCTCGGCTTTTTACCGGAGGAAGACCACCTTCGGCGGGGGCCGGCTGCCGCCCTCCTGGGGCTTGCCCATTGGGCGAGTGGCGATTTAGCGGCCGCCCACCGGGACATTGCCGACGCGATGGCAAATTTCCGGATGGCCGGCAACCTTCTTTTCGCGCTCAGCGGCACCTATGGCCTGGCTGATATCTGCATCGCCCAGGGCCGCCTCCGCGAAGCGGTAAGCACTTATCAGCGGTCTTTACAGCTTGTGGCGGAGCAGGGCGAGCCCGCCCTGCTGGGAACGGCGGACCTGTATCTGGGATTGGGCGGCCTTCATCTGGAGCGGGGAGATTTGGATGCGGCCATTCAACACCTGTTGAAAAGCGAGGCATTGGGCGAGCAGCTGGCGTTGCCCGATTGGCCTTATCGCCTGCGCCTGGTCAAGGCCCGGGTAGCGGAAGCCCGGGGTGGCCTGGTAGCCGCGCTCGGCCTGCTCGACGAAGCGGAACGGCTGTATTACCGGAGCCCCGTCCCGGATGCTCGTCCCATAGCGGCGCTGAAAGCGCGGTTGTGGGCCCGGCAGGGCCGGTTGGCCGAGGCGCTGGACTGGGCGCGGGAGCGGGGCCTGTCTGTTGAGGATGAACTCAGCTATCTGCGCGAGTTCGAGCACATCACGCTGGCGAGAATACGCATTGCCCAGTATAAAACCAATCGGGCGGATCACTTCATTCGAGAAGCGGCAGAACTCCTGGATCGCCTCCTGAAAGCGGCGGAAGAAGGCGGAAGAATGGGGGTTGGGATCGAAATACTGGCGCTGCAGGCCCTCGCTCACGAGGCGCAGGGCAACTTCCCTTTGGCGCTCGAGCCCCTGCAGCGCGCCCTGGCCCTGGCCGAACCCGAGGGTTACGTCCGCATTTTTGCGGACGAAGGCCCGCCGATGGCCCGGCTATTGACTGAAGCCGCCGCTCAGGGCATACTGCCGGGTTATGCCGGCCGGTTGCTGTCGGCATTGGGAGTGGAAGGCCGTGAAGCCAAGGAGCAGCCTTATTTATCTCGGCCCCGGAATCCTTCCGCCCAGCCCCTTGTCGAGCCGTTGAGCGAGCGCGAGCTGGAAATCCTGCAACTCATCGCCCGGGGCCTCTCGAACCGGGAGATCAGCGAGCGGCTCTTCCTGGCCCTGAGCACCGTGAAAGGGCACAACCGGAACATCTTCGGCAAACTGGAGGTGCAGCGGCGAACGGAGGCGGTGGCGCGGGCGCGGGAGTTGGGGTTGTTGTAG